One segment of Sinorhizobium sp. BG8 DNA contains the following:
- a CDS encoding efflux RND transporter permease subunit, producing the protein MPRFFIDRPIFAWVVAIFIMLAGVIAIPMLPVAQYPNVAPPQISISTNYPGASPEDIYQSVTRPIEEELNGVPGLLYFESTSESSGSISIDVTFAPGTDIGEAQVEVQNRIARVEPRLPQAVTQQGMRVEQASTSFLMVVALSSTDGNTDAIGLGDYLSRNVLGEIRRVPGVGSATLFSTQRSMRIWVDPDKMVGLNLTVDDINNAISAQNAQVSAGQIGAQPNPIGQQISATVLVRGQLASPEEFGSIVLRANPDGSSVRLRDVARIEIGGESYNFSTRLSGNPTAAIGVQLSPTGNAMSTAAGVRAKMDELSRFFPAGLEYSIPYDTTPFVEVSIEKVIHTLIEAIGLVFIVMFLFLQNIRYTIIPTLVVPVALLGTCAAMFVSGFSINVLTMFAMVLAIGILVDDAIVVVENVERIMAEEGLSPKEATKKAMGQITGAIIGITLVLSAVFIPMAFFPGAVGIIYQQFSLTMVVSILFSGFLALSLTPALCATFLKPITRGHHEKRGFFGWFNRGFDKTAHSYSGVVGGIVKRSGRLMVVYLALLAGLGYAYMQLPTSFLPNEDQGYLIVDMQAPSEASGTRTADVIQQVEKIFLGEEAVADIVAISGYSFSGTGQNAGLAFVPLKDWSERGPENSADAIAGRANMQLFGIKDAMTFSLSPPPIQGLGNSTGFTFRLQDRGGLGQAALSAARDQLMAAAQQSSVVTGLRIEGMPDAAQVNLVIDREKANTFGVTFADINSTISANLGSSYINDFPNSGRMQRVTVQADAEKRMQTADLLNLNVRNASGGMVPLSSFATVEWLRGPQQIVGYNGYPSVRISGQAAPGYSSGDAIAEMERLAGELPTGFGYEWTGQSLQEIQSGSQAPALIALSILFVFLLLSALYESWSIPLSVMLVVPLGVIGSVLAVMWRDMPNDVYFLVGLITIIGLSAKNAILIIEFAKDLRAEGKPLLEATVEAARLRFRPILMTSLAFTLGVLPMAIAKGASAASQNAIGTGVMGGMISATVLAIFFVPVFFVFIMKIFGGKKEKAAGETQAQPAE; encoded by the coding sequence ATGCCGAGATTTTTCATCGACAGGCCCATCTTTGCGTGGGTCGTCGCGATCTTCATCATGCTCGCAGGCGTCATCGCGATCCCGATGCTGCCGGTCGCTCAGTACCCGAACGTGGCGCCGCCGCAGATCTCGATCTCGACCAACTACCCCGGCGCGTCGCCGGAGGACATCTACCAGTCGGTAACGCGGCCGATCGAGGAAGAGCTGAACGGCGTTCCCGGACTGCTCTACTTCGAATCCACCTCTGAATCGTCTGGCAGCATTTCCATCGACGTGACGTTCGCGCCGGGCACGGATATCGGCGAGGCGCAGGTCGAGGTGCAGAACCGCATTGCCCGCGTCGAGCCGCGCCTGCCTCAGGCCGTGACCCAGCAGGGCATGCGCGTCGAGCAGGCGAGCACCTCGTTCCTCATGGTGGTGGCGTTGTCTTCGACCGACGGAAACACCGACGCGATCGGGCTCGGCGATTATCTGAGCCGCAACGTGCTGGGCGAGATCCGGCGCGTGCCCGGCGTCGGCAGCGCAACGCTGTTCTCCACCCAGCGCTCCATGCGCATCTGGGTGGACCCGGACAAGATGGTCGGCCTCAACCTCACGGTCGACGACATCAACAACGCGATCTCGGCACAGAACGCGCAGGTCTCGGCCGGCCAGATCGGCGCGCAGCCGAACCCCATCGGCCAACAGATCTCGGCAACTGTGCTTGTGCGGGGCCAGCTTGCCTCGCCGGAGGAGTTCGGCTCGATCGTGCTGCGCGCCAACCCGGACGGTTCGTCGGTGCGGCTGCGTGACGTCGCCCGCATCGAGATCGGCGGCGAGAGCTACAACTTCTCCACGCGCCTCAGCGGAAACCCGACGGCCGCCATCGGCGTGCAGCTGTCTCCGACGGGCAACGCCATGTCGACTGCGGCGGGCGTTCGCGCGAAGATGGACGAGCTGTCCCGGTTCTTCCCGGCCGGGCTCGAGTACAGCATCCCCTACGACACGACGCCCTTCGTCGAAGTGTCGATCGAGAAGGTGATCCACACGCTGATCGAGGCGATCGGCCTCGTCTTCATCGTGATGTTCCTGTTCCTGCAGAACATCCGCTACACGATCATCCCGACGCTGGTGGTGCCGGTGGCGCTGCTTGGAACCTGCGCGGCCATGTTTGTCTCCGGGTTCTCGATCAACGTGCTCACCATGTTCGCCATGGTGTTGGCGATCGGCATTCTCGTCGACGACGCCATCGTGGTTGTGGAGAACGTCGAGCGCATCATGGCCGAAGAGGGGCTGTCGCCGAAGGAGGCGACGAAGAAGGCGATGGGCCAGATCACGGGCGCCATCATCGGCATCACGCTCGTGTTGTCGGCGGTGTTCATCCCGATGGCCTTCTTCCCAGGCGCCGTCGGCATCATCTATCAGCAGTTCAGCCTGACCATGGTGGTGTCGATCCTGTTCTCAGGCTTCCTGGCACTGTCGCTGACGCCGGCTCTTTGCGCCACCTTCCTGAAGCCGATCACGCGCGGCCACCATGAGAAGCGCGGCTTCTTCGGCTGGTTCAACCGCGGCTTCGACAAGACGGCGCACAGCTATTCCGGCGTGGTGGGCGGTATCGTGAAGCGGTCCGGCCGGCTGATGGTCGTCTATCTGGCGCTGCTGGCGGGTCTCGGCTACGCCTACATGCAGCTTCCGACGTCGTTCCTGCCGAACGAGGACCAGGGCTACCTGATCGTCGACATGCAGGCTCCGTCCGAGGCCAGCGGAACGCGCACTGCCGATGTCATCCAACAGGTCGAGAAGATCTTCCTAGGCGAAGAAGCCGTCGCCGACATCGTTGCAATCTCCGGTTACAGCTTCTCCGGTACCGGCCAGAACGCCGGCCTCGCCTTCGTTCCGCTGAAGGACTGGTCCGAGCGCGGACCAGAGAACTCGGCGGACGCGATCGCGGGCCGGGCCAACATGCAGCTGTTCGGCATCAAGGATGCGATGACGTTCTCGCTGTCGCCGCCGCCGATCCAGGGCCTCGGCAATTCCACCGGCTTCACCTTCCGCCTGCAGGATCGCGGCGGTCTGGGGCAGGCGGCGCTGTCGGCCGCACGCGACCAGCTGATGGCCGCAGCCCAGCAAAGCTCGGTCGTCACCGGACTGCGCATCGAAGGCATGCCGGATGCGGCCCAGGTCAACCTCGTGATCGACCGCGAGAAGGCGAACACCTTCGGGGTGACCTTCGCGGACATCAACTCGACGATCTCGGCCAACCTCGGCTCGTCCTACATCAACGACTTCCCCAATTCCGGCCGGATGCAGCGCGTGACGGTGCAGGCGGATGCGGAGAAGCGCATGCAGACGGCGGACCTCCTGAACCTGAACGTTCGCAACGCCAGCGGCGGCATGGTTCCGCTGTCTTCCTTTGCCACCGTCGAATGGCTCCGCGGGCCGCAGCAGATCGTCGGCTACAACGGCTACCCGTCCGTACGCATCAGCGGCCAGGCCGCACCCGGCTATTCCTCGGGTGATGCGATCGCCGAGATGGAGCGCCTTGCCGGCGAACTTCCAACCGGCTTCGGCTACGAATGGACCGGCCAGTCGCTGCAGGAGATCCAGTCGGGCTCGCAGGCGCCGGCACTGATCGCGCTCTCGATCCTGTTCGTCTTCCTGCTCCTGTCGGCGCTCTACGAGAGCTGGTCGATCCCGTTGTCGGTCATGCTGGTCGTGCCACTCGGTGTCATCGGCTCGGTGCTGGCCGTCATGTGGCGCGATATGCCCAATGACGTCTACTTCCTCGTCGGCCTGATCACCATCATCGGTCTTTCGGCGAAAAATGCGATTCTAATCATCGAGTTCGCCAAGGATCTTCGCGCAGAAGGCAAGCCGTTGCTCGAGGCCACCGTCGAGGCCGCGCGCCTGCGCTTCCGTCCGATCCTGATGACGTCTCTGGCCTTCACGCTCGGCGTTCTCCCGATGGCAATTGCCAAGGGCGCAAGTGCTGCGAGCCAGAACGCGATCGGCACCGGTGTGATGGGCGGCATGATCTCGGCGACGGTCCTTGCGATCTTCTTCGTCCCGGTCTTCTTCGTGTTCATCATGAAGATCTTCGGCGGCAAAAAAGAGAAGGCTGCAGGGGAGACCCAGGCCCAGCCAGCCGAGTGA
- a CDS encoding efflux RND transporter periplasmic adaptor subunit — MRLIRPIAIATMGSLLVLAGCQKEEQQAAGGGMPPSQVGVITTAVEQVPITNELPGRIAATRIAEVRPRVSGIVVERVFEQGSIVKEGDVLYRIDPAPFKVQVDSAEATLRRAEAVQMQARQAADRQEQLRKSNVGSAQQLDDAVAQLAQANADVAVAQAGLASAQLNFEYAEVKAPISGRIGRALITEGALVSANGTENLATIQQLDPVYADFTQSATDLIRLRNALKDGALMSEQNSADVKLMLDDGTIYPQSGKLLFSEAAVDETTGQITLRGEFPNPNNDLLPGMYVRVQIEQGVEKNAILVPQQAVQRDTSGKAQLYVVNAEKKVDLRQVTVGRANGTRWVITEGLKPGEQVVVEGFQKVRPGAEVVPSEWKPESAAPEAQKQAAAQTEASAETK; from the coding sequence ATGCGTCTGATCAGACCGATTGCCATTGCAACGATGGGAAGCCTGCTTGTTCTAGCGGGCTGCCAGAAAGAGGAACAGCAGGCTGCAGGGGGCGGAATGCCGCCCTCGCAGGTCGGCGTGATCACGACCGCCGTCGAGCAGGTTCCTATCACCAACGAACTGCCGGGCCGTATCGCGGCGACCCGCATTGCCGAGGTTCGCCCGCGCGTATCGGGCATCGTCGTCGAACGCGTCTTCGAGCAGGGCTCGATCGTCAAGGAGGGCGACGTCCTCTACCGGATCGATCCCGCGCCCTTCAAGGTCCAGGTCGACAGCGCCGAGGCGACGCTCCGGCGCGCCGAAGCCGTGCAGATGCAGGCGCGGCAGGCTGCCGACCGCCAGGAACAGCTTCGCAAGTCCAACGTCGGCTCGGCCCAGCAGCTGGACGATGCCGTTGCGCAGCTCGCGCAGGCGAACGCGGACGTTGCCGTCGCCCAGGCGGGCCTTGCCTCCGCGCAGCTCAATTTCGAATATGCCGAGGTCAAGGCCCCGATCAGCGGCCGCATCGGCCGCGCCCTGATCACCGAGGGTGCGCTGGTCAGCGCCAACGGCACCGAGAACCTTGCAACGATCCAGCAGCTCGATCCCGTCTACGCCGACTTCACCCAGTCCGCCACGGATCTGATCCGTCTGCGCAATGCTCTCAAGGATGGTGCCTTGATGAGCGAGCAGAACTCTGCCGACGTGAAGCTCATGCTCGACGACGGAACGATCTATCCGCAATCGGGCAAGCTCCTGTTCTCCGAGGCTGCCGTCGACGAGACGACGGGGCAGATCACGCTTCGCGGCGAGTTTCCCAATCCTAACAACGATCTCCTGCCCGGCATGTACGTGCGCGTGCAGATCGAACAGGGCGTCGAGAAGAACGCGATCCTGGTGCCGCAACAGGCGGTCCAGCGCGACACGTCCGGCAAGGCGCAGCTCTACGTGGTCAATGCCGAGAAGAAGGTTGACCTGCGTCAGGTGACCGTCGGCCGTGCCAACGGCACGCGCTGGGTCATCACCGAGGGCTTGAAGCCCGGCGAGCAGGTTGTCGTCGAAGGCTTCCAGAAGGTTCGTCCGGGTGCCGAAGTCGTCCCGAGCGAATGGAAGCCCGAGAGTGCTGCCCCCGAGGCCCAGAAGCAGGCCGCCGCACAGACCGAAGCGTCTGCAGAGACGAAGTGA
- a CDS encoding TetR family transcriptional regulator yields the protein MRRTKAEAEETRQQIICAAERVFFEKGVSNATMEDVAHAAGVTRGAIYWHFANKTDLFMELYNSAPLPEEDLLENWMRAENADILALLEKTVGEWLDLISTDARRQRMFAIILRCDYSGDLAAALEKQREVDGKYLLFLERAFAHADATGRLSAHWTPNSATAALRWMIKGVCTEWLLFGRRFDLAEQGKESLRRLFLSFQAP from the coding sequence ATGCGCAGGACCAAGGCCGAAGCTGAAGAAACCCGTCAGCAGATCATTTGCGCGGCGGAGCGCGTATTCTTCGAGAAGGGCGTCTCCAACGCGACGATGGAAGACGTGGCCCATGCCGCCGGCGTCACGCGGGGCGCGATATACTGGCATTTCGCCAACAAGACCGACCTCTTCATGGAACTCTACAATTCCGCTCCGCTTCCGGAGGAGGATCTCCTCGAAAACTGGATGCGCGCCGAAAACGCGGACATCCTGGCGCTTCTTGAAAAGACCGTCGGGGAATGGCTCGATCTGATCTCCACGGATGCGCGGCGGCAGAGAATGTTCGCGATCATCTTGCGCTGCGACTACAGCGGCGATCTGGCCGCCGCGCTGGAAAAGCAGAGGGAAGTCGACGGCAAGTACTTGCTGTTCCTCGAGCGCGCCTTCGCACATGCCGACGCGACTGGACGTCTTTCCGCGCACTGGACGCCGAATTCCGCGACCGCGGCGCTTCGGTGGATGATCAAGGGGGTATGCACGGAGTGGCTGCTCTTCGGCAGGCGCTTCGACCTGGCAGAGCAGGGCAAGGAAAGTCTCCGGCGCCTCTTCCTGAGCTTCCAGGCGCCATGA